From Camelina sativa cultivar DH55 chromosome 20, Cs, whole genome shotgun sequence, the proteins below share one genomic window:
- the LOC104768896 gene encoding uncharacterized protein LOC104768896, protein MKRFERPRNSTSQPRTAANSAKKDQKPRSSSSKGNGLKPLNAAQLVSRVLDATTASEPCSIVVNNDSTTGSESSEVYDNVKVHYMDDAQGKSRNDGNLVVDCGEEGNCDESDTETNSESVSSSQGDLFLLEEKKSDRKSTVSKSKSSQDRPLTSSKGRNNVDSVRSRSQTFHGAARKTVRSSKSQAKAFSDLSSYKTSENKIFSSASSASAVESIPFDDAKEDDEFEDALNIVVNTESDNETLVYKENKRTEVEKVFTQKIENLETRILVLEEELREVAALEMSIYSVFPQHESSSHKLHRPAGDLFRLYALARKNKSENKLISVTKNIVSGLSLVLKSCGSDVPRLTYWLSNTVMLREIISQKFGGTNRNGSNSLEEDWTDVRTLITALRRVESCLFTQVVESIWSQVMMVHMRPQGVDSTMGEIMGNFSEPATCDKLQESFSVNLWKRAFEEAFQRLCPVQAAKRKCGCLHVLTRMVMEQCIVRLDVAMFNAILREWAHQTSSDPASDPITDPRVLPIPAGVLSFESGVKLKNTVGYWSRLLTDTFEIDVDHSLEKEQQVQKGDETFKLFHLLNELSDLLMLPKEMLVESSTRDEVCPSIGLSLIKRILCNFTPDEFCPYPVSGIVLEELNTQCILESRSSSGDATSGFPRQVHPVSYCLPSCSHLTDIVAEFDDKFTLSMTLNKEGETSRPLPYYSINKAAEEKDKLSFSQTNERYRLLGKA, encoded by the exons ATGAAAAGATTCGAGAGGCCAAGGAATTCGACTTCGCAGCCAAGAACCGCTGCCAATTCAGCAAAGAAAGATCAGAAGCCgcgtagtagtagtagtaaaggGAATGGCTTGAAACCGTTGAATGCGGCTCAGCTAGTTTCCAGAGTTTTGGATGCGACAACAGCTTCTGAGCCTTGTTCCATCGTTGTAAATAATGATTCAACTACTGGATCAGAGTCTTCTGAAGTCTATGACAATGTGAAGGTGCATTACATGGATGATGCTCAAGGGAAATCAAGAAATGATGGGAACCTGGTGGTGGAttgtggagaagaaggaaactgTGATGAATCAGACACTGAAACAAACAGTGAGTCTGTGTCTTCGTCTCAAGGTGATCTGTTTTTACTTGAAGAGAAGAAATCAGATAGGAAATCAACGGTTTCCAAGAGCAAAAGCTCCCAGGATAGACCATTAACATCATCAAAGGGACGGAACAATGTTGATTCGGTTAGATCAAGATCCCAGACCTTCCATGGCGCTGCTAGAAAGACCGTAAGATCCAGTAAAAGCCAGGCAAAAGCTTTTTCTGATTTATCGTCTTATAAAACCtctgaaaacaagattttttccTCTGCTTCATCTGCTTCAGCAGTTGAGTCCATACCTTTCGATGATGCAAAAGAAGATGACGAGTTTGAAGATGCTTTGAACATCGTTGTTAACACTGAAAGTGACAATGAAACACTTGTGtacaaggaaaacaaaaggaCTGAAGTGGAGAAAGTCTTTACTCAAAAGATTGAGAACCTGGAAACTCGAATCTTGGTACTTGAAGAAGAGCTGAGAGAAGTGGCTGCTCTTGAGATGTCAATATACTCTGTTTTTCCACAACATGAGAGCTCATCACACAAACTGCACAGACCTGCAGGAGACCTTTTTAGACTCTACGCACTTGCTAGAAAAAATAAGAGTGAGAACAAGTTAATCTCTGTGACCAAAAACATTGTGTCTGGTCTGTCATTGGTGCTGAAATCATGTGGAAGCGATGTACCAAG GTTAACTTACTGGTTGTCCAACACTGTCATGTTGCGAGAGATCATTTCACAGAAATTTGGTGGCACAAATCGAAATGGATCAAATTCTCTTGAAGAAGATTGGACTGATGTAAGAACTCTGATAACAGCATTAAGAAGAGTTGAATCATGTTTATTCACCCAAGTAGTTGAATCTATATGGTCACag GTAATGATGGTTCACATGAGACCTCAAGGAGTAGACTCGACGATGGGTGAAATCATGGGGAATTTTTCAGAACCAGCAACATGTGACAAGTTACAAGAGAGCTTTTCTGTGAACCTTTGGAAAAGAGCTTTTGAGGAGGCTTTTCAACGGCTCTGTCCTGTTCAAGCAGCAAAGCGTAAATGTGGCTGCTTGCATGTATTGACCAGAATG GTTATGGAGCAATGCATTGTAAGGCTTGATGTGGCTATGTTTAATGCTATTCTCCGTGAGTGGGCTCATCAGACATCGTCTGATCCCGCCTCTGATCCCATTACTGACCCAAGAGTTCTGCCAATTCCAGCAGGGGTTTTGAGCTTTGAATCTGGTGTAAAACTGAAAAACACG GTTGGCTACTGGTCGAGATTGCTTACAGACACATTTGAGATCGATGTTGATCATTCTCTGGAAAAGGAGCAACAAGTGCAAAAAGGGGATGAGACATTTAAACTTTTCCACTTGCTCAATGAACTGAGCGATCTCCTTATGCTACCAAAAGAAATGCTTGTAGAAAGTTCCACCAGAGATGAG GTCTGCCCATCTATTGGCCTGAGTTTAATAAAAAGGATTTTATGCAATTTTACCCCCGATGAATTCTGCCCATATCCTGTTTCAGGAATTGTTCTTGAGGAACTCAACACTCAG TGCATACTTGAGAGTAGAAGCTCATCTGGAGATGCAACGAGCGGTTTTCCTCGGCAAGTCCATCCGGTTTCATATTGTCTTCCTTCTTGTAGCCACTTGACAGACATTGTTGCAGAGTTTGATGATAAGTTTACGCTTTCTATGACTCTAAACAAAGAGGGAGAGACATCAAGACCTCTTCCATACTACAGCATCAACAAAGCCGCTGAAGAAAAGGATAAGCTCAGTTTTTCTCAGACTAACGAAAGATACAGACTCCTTGGAAAAGCCTAA